Sequence from the bacterium genome:
ACCTGGGCATTATGGGCTACCGGACCCCCAACATCGATCGCATCGCCCAGGAAGGGATGCTCTTCACCGACTGGTACGGGCAGCAGAGCTGCACGGCCGGGCGCGCGGCCTTCATCACAGGGCAGCAGCCGATCCGTACCGGCCTGACCAAGGTAGGCCTGCCCGGGGCGGAACAGGGCATCCAGCGGGAAGACCCCACCATCGCCGAGCTGCTCAAGCCACACGGGTACGTCTGCGGCCAGTTCGGCAAGAACCACCTGGGGGACCGTGACGAGTTCCTGCCGACGGTCCACGGCTTCGACGAGTTCTTCGGTAACCTCTATCACCTCAACGCCGAGGAAGAGCCCGAACTGCCGGACTACCCCAAGGACCCGAGGTTCAAAGAGCGGTTCGGCCCGCGCGGCGTCCTGCGCTCGTGGGCCCAGCCGGATGGGACACAGAAGATCGAGAACACCGGCCCCCTGACCAGGAAGCGGATGGAGACCTTCGATGAGGAGGTGACGGAGGCCGCGCTGGACTTCATCGAGCGCCAGGCCAAGGCGGATCAGCCCTTCTTCTGCTGGTGGAACTCGACCAAGATGCATGTTTGGACACACCTGAAGGAGAGTGCCCTCGGCGTGACGGGCGTCGGCCTCTACCCGGACGGGATGGTGGAGCACGACAAGCACGTCGGGCAACTGCTGGACAAGCTGGACGAGCTGGGCATCGCGGACAACACCATCGTGATGTACTCGACCGACAACGGCGCCGAGGTTCTCAGTTGGCCCGACGGGGGCGCCACGCCCTTCCGCGGGGAGAAGGGCAGCAACTGGGAGGGCGGCTGGCGGGTCCCCTGCGCCATCCGCTGGCCGGGAGTCATCAAGCCCGGCAGCATCAGCAACGAGATCTTCTGTCACCAGGACATGCTGCCGACCCTGCTCGCAGCCGCGGGCGATCCGGATGTTGTGGAGAAGCTCAAGCAGGGCCATCAGGTCGGTGACATGACCTACCGCGTCCACATTGACGGCTACAACATGATGCCCTTCCTGTCGGGCGAAGTGGAGGAGAACCCGCGCAAGGGGTTCCTCTACTGGAGTGACGATGGCGACTTGCTGGCGCTGCGGGTGGGATCGTACAAGACCCACTTCCTCGAACAGCGGGCCGACGGCGTTCAAGCCTGGGGCGAACCCTTCGTCCATCTGCGAGCGCCGAAGCTGATGCACCTCCGTAGTGACCCCTTTGAGCGGATTGACGTGGCCTGTCAGACGCTCGGCCAGCGCTGGGCTATCGATCACCTGTGGGTCTTCATCCCCGCCCAGGCGATCGTGATGAAGTTCCTTGAGACTCTGCAGGAGTTCCCGCCCCGCCAGAGGCCGGCGAGCTGGACCGTCGACGAGATCGTCCAGAAGCTGACCCAGGGGGCTCGCACCAACGGCTAGTGTTGTGTCCCGCGATTGGCTATGTGGTCCCAGTAGCGCGGGCAGGCGAGCCGCCTGCCCTACTGCACAGCCCCTAGCCATCACCGGGACAGCACACTAGGACCAGATCCGGGATGGTGCCGGCAGACCCGCCAGGGGCATCGCCAGCGCCATCCCGCCAACACGAAGTTGAAGGGAGATATCTGCATGGCCGCCCAACCCAACATCGTCG
This genomic interval carries:
- a CDS encoding arylsulfatase yields the protein MADAKKPNILIIWGDDIGWFNVSAYNLGIMGYRTPNIDRIAQEGMLFTDWYGQQSCTAGRAAFITGQQPIRTGLTKVGLPGAEQGIQREDPTIAELLKPHGYVCGQFGKNHLGDRDEFLPTVHGFDEFFGNLYHLNAEEEPELPDYPKDPRFKERFGPRGVLRSWAQPDGTQKIENTGPLTRKRMETFDEEVTEAALDFIERQAKADQPFFCWWNSTKMHVWTHLKESALGVTGVGLYPDGMVEHDKHVGQLLDKLDELGIADNTIVMYSTDNGAEVLSWPDGGATPFRGEKGSNWEGGWRVPCAIRWPGVIKPGSISNEIFCHQDMLPTLLAAAGDPDVVEKLKQGHQVGDMTYRVHIDGYNMMPFLSGEVEENPRKGFLYWSDDGDLLALRVGSYKTHFLEQRADGVQAWGEPFVHLRAPKLMHLRSDPFERIDVACQTLGQRWAIDHLWVFIPAQAIVMKFLETLQEFPPRQRPASWTVDEIVQKLTQGARTNG